From the genome of Deltaproteobacteria bacterium:
GCACGATGCCGGCCATGACATCGGTGGTCGCGGGATCGTCACCCGGCATGCCAACCAGTGCGAGTTGCACGCCTCCGTGCGCCGCCGCGATCGCCGCCAGCGGGCCGTCGTCGTCGCGCCCTTCCGACAGGGGTTCGTCCTCCCACCGGTCGACGCGAAGCGCGTGCACGACCGCATCGGCCGGCAACGGCGCCAGTGCCGCCAACGCGGCGTCGACGGAGAAGGCGTCCGGCGCGAGTCCGTCGGTGACGAGCACGATGCGCTTCGGCCCCCGCTGCGTCGACAGCAGGTTCGCGGCCAGGGCGAGGCCGCGGTCGGGCCGCGACCCGTTGCCGAGCGCGCGGCGGCCCGCGGGCGCCCGCGCGACGGCGTCGTCAAACGATGAAGCGGCAACGAAGCGGCCAAACAGCCGCTCGGCCTCGCGGCGGAACACCACGACCTCGACGCGCGCGTCGGGCGCGTGCGCCAAATAGCCCCGTGCGAGCGCGAGCTGCCGAGTGAGCCCGTCGTCGTCGGCGCTGTAACTGCCATCGACGACGAATACGACCCACGGCCGCCGCGGTGCGCGCCCGAGCGCGGAGGCGGCATCGACGTCGATCCTGACGAGCGCGCGACCGCTCGCGAGCGGCGCGACCGCGTAGCGCACGGTCGCGGGGTGCGCGCTCGGGCCGTCGATGGCGATGGCGACGACGTCGCGGTCGCCGTCTCCCACGCCGGCGCCGCACGCGCCGATCGCGTCGTCGACAAACGGCGCCGCGGCGGCGGCACCGACCCCGACCGTCGCGCGGCGGCCCGGGCCCGGATCCACGGTGATCGTCGGATCGGCAAACTCGGCCTGCGCTCGCACCGGATAGGCCAGCCACCCGCGGCCCGCCGCCCAACAGACCGGCGCGACGACCTCGTACTCGACTTCGACCGTCGCGCGGCGGGCGACCGGCGACGCGCGCACCGACACGACCCCATCTGCCTCCCACGCGACGAGAACGGGGAGGTCTCGGCCGCGACGGCCGTCACTCACCAGGTCGGCGAGTGCCTCGAACCGTGACACCGCGTCGTCGGCATCCGCGAGCCGGGCCGCACGCCAGCGGCGCGCCGTGCGCGCGCGCACAGCCGTCACGGCGCCGCCCATCGGCAACCGCGCGCTGAGCCACAACTCGTCGCTCGTGCCGCCGACGTTGCGCAGCGCGCGGCGCACGCGGAACGTCGCGTACCCGTCGCGCACGGCGACCGCGACGCGGTGGCTCACCTCCCGAAATTCGCCGCCGTACGGCGACGAGAACTCGTCGGCGGCCGCCGGCGACGAGTGCACGAGCGCGCACGCGATCAGCGCCGGCGCCAACCCGCTGCTCCGCATACCCCTACGACACCGCGACCGCGCTACCGGTTCCCAAAAGCGCGCAGGGCGCAACGCGCGCCGCCCGGCATTCCCCCGCCGGTCGGCTCACCGGGGCGGCCCACGGCCGCGGCCGCGCGTCGCGGCCGGTCGGCCGCCGACGCGCGGGCGCGCTGATCGGTCGCGTCGCGGCGGGCGATCGGCGCCGGCCGCGCGGCAGGTGTCCGCACACGCCGGTCAAGTACGGCAAGCCCAGGCACGCGGGGTGTTGCAAGCGCGCGCGGCGAGCTACTCGTGAACCTGTCCCCGTGACACTGCGACTTGCCATCCTGTGCGTTGCACTCGCGCCGGCGGCGGCGCGAGCCGACGAGCGCGCGCCCTCCGCGCGCGACCCCGGCGCATCACTTTCGCAGGCGTTCGCAGGGCCGTTCGTGTCGCCACGGCTGTTCGCGATGCCGGTCGCCGACGTGGTCGGCGCGTACCGGGCGTCGGTGAGCTACGACGGAAGTTTGTTGCGACAGCCCGGCGTCCTGTCGTCGGCGGGCGTCGTCGCGATCGGCGTCGGAGACCTCGCCCAGCTCGAATACCGCCACACGTCCGCGATCGGCGCCGGACGCATCGTCGCGCCGGTGCCCGCCGTCGGCGTGCAGGTCAAACTGCCATTGCCCGAACGCCGATACCTTCCTGCGCTCGGCGTCGCGTTTCGGCTCGGCTTGCCGCGCCGCGAACGAGTCGACGGCGTCGCGATCGACGA
Proteins encoded in this window:
- a CDS encoding VWA domain-containing protein — its product is MRSSGLAPALIACALVHSSPAAADEFSSPYGGEFREVSHRVAVAVRDGYATFRVRRALRNVGGTSDELWLSARLPMGGAVTAVRARTARRWRAARLADADDAVSRFEALADLVSDGRRGRDLPVLVAWEADGVVSVRASPVARRATVEVEYEVVAPVCWAAGRGWLAYPVRAQAEFADPTITVDPGPGRRATVGVGAAAAAPFVDDAIGACGAGVGDGDRDVVAIAIDGPSAHPATVRYAVAPLASGRALVRIDVDAASALGRAPRRPWVVFVVDGSYSADDDGLTRQLALARGYLAHAPDARVEVVVFRREAERLFGRFVAASSFDDAVARAPAGRRALGNGSRPDRGLALAANLLSTQRGPKRIVLVTDGLAPDAFSVDAALAALAPLPADAVVHALRVDRWEDEPLSEGRDDDGPLAAIAAAHGGVQLALVGMPGDDPATTDVMAGIVRPVRIDDLRVVASDGTPFGDVDVAVDQLAEGSASRDVAIVAAAPRAIRVEGKLWSRRWSTTVSPDVALSAALPALGFGSDLHWDLGDRDGRALAQVGGVVSPHTSYLVDPGALTPLPPDVDAMLQAGYGVTCRAGCTASASVTCSGTLTSIVQGQADDGVDRAALIADRLAPAVARCAALAGEDRVDRELVVETTVDEIVGVDIDGESGDGAGECLVDAAWQVRLPAAFVEPHARWVVPIHYAGAGWRASPAPARRP